Part of the Aciduliprofundum boonei T469 genome is shown below.
GAGAATGTTAAGGATGATGAGGCCTGGTTCATATTTGGAGAGATACTTGAGGATATGGGCGATTTGGATGAGGCAGAGCAAGCGTATGGACAATGTGTGCATTTCAATCGCCTCAATGTGTCTTGCTGGATAAACCGTGGTAATGTACTTCTATCTCAAAAGAAATATCAGGAAGCGTTGATGTGCTATGATAAAGCCCTTGCGTTAAATGAAAACCTGCCTGCCATATGGAACAACAGGGGAGTGGCTCTCAAGTATCTTGGCAAGTATGACGAGGCTCTAAAAAGCTATAACACTGCATTGCAGTTTGATTCAAAATTTGCAGATGCTCATCTCAACAAAGCGTACCTATATTTTGATTTAAAGAAGTACGAAGAGGCAAGAAATGCCTTGGCGGGTTATCTTCGCTTAAAGGAGGATGCTCGGGGCTATTTGCTCCTTGCAAACATATTCGCAAAGAGAAATATGAAGAAAGGTGCCATAGAGGCTGTTAAGAAGGCACTTGAGCTTGAGCCGGGAAATCAGGAGGCAAGGGAACTTTTAGACAGGCTTGAGGGAAGGAGCAGAGAGCTAAGGGATTATGAGGAAATAAAGAAAATTTTAAAAGAAGAAATTGAAAAAATGAATGTAAGAGAGGAAAATGCTGTTAAAAAAATTAAAAGTGCAAGGGAGAATTTAGAGAGGGGAAATGTTGCGAGGGCACTCAGGGAAATCATTGAAGTCAGAGAGCATGCACATTCTCAAAATGTTGCTGAAATCAAAGAGGCACTCTATAGGAATACACAAAGATTATTGGAACTGGCAAATATGAATGTTGAAAATTTAGGGGAGTTGGAGCCCAAAGAGCTAAACGCTTTGGGTTTGGAAGCGATGAAGCGTGTGGTTTTATGCTCAAAAGAAGAAGAAAAGAATGTAGAAGAGTACCCGAGAGGATATGCACATCTTCTCTATGAGGAGAAGAAATGGAATGAGCTTAAGAAATTAAACAATGAAATTGCAGAAAATTCTCTTGGATTGAGGTATTTCAAAGCTAGGAGATACAAGAATGCAGAAGAGTACTTTAAAAATGCATTTTTCAAATCTCCTGATTTCTATGAGGCAGAGTTAAATCTTGCATACACATATCTGAAGAACGGGAAAGAAAGGAAGGCCAAGGCACTTTTAAAGCATCTTGGGCTGGAAATGTAAAGCGCTGTGGAAATCGCAATTTTAATATGTGAAAAGGGGTTAAGGAGTGTAAATGACATTTGAGAAATCCAAATGGACACAGTTACCTCGTGAGATTTATGCTGGGCATGGAGTTCTGGGGCAGGTTGGCCCAATGTGTAGAAGGTTTGGATTTGGCTCAAATGCGCTCTTAGTGACAGGGCAAAAAAGTTATGAGGTTGCGGGTAAGAGAGTTAAAGAAATTTTGGAAGATTCTGGATTTAATGTGGATGTGATTTTAACCTCTGCCGCCACTATGGAAAATCTGGATAGAATTAAGGATGAGGCAAAGGGTATGAGCTTTTTGGTGGGTGTTGGAGGAGGAAGCAAGATAGATTTGGCGAAGAAAGCCTCCTACGATTTGGGTATACCCTTCATAAGCGTACCCACAATAGCCACCCATGATGGAATAGCCAGTCCTAGAGCTACAATAAAGAACGGCGGGGGAAGCATCTCGATGGATGCTCAGGAGCCGATGGGAATTGTAGCCGATACTGAAATTCTTATCCAAGCACCATACAGGTACTTGGCTGCAGGGGCGGCGGATGTTATAGGAAATGTTACAGCCATAAAGGATTGGGAACTTGCGCACAAGCTGATAAATGAGCCTTTTAGCTCCACGGCCTATGGCATGGCCAAGTATTCTGCAGAGTTCATACTTGAAAATGCAGATGCCATAAAGCCAAATCTTGAGGAGAGTGCTTGGATTGTGGTAAAATCCATTATGGGTTCAGGTATGGCTATGAGCATTGCCCATTCTTCGCGCCCAGCAAGTGGGAGCGAGCATCTATTTGCACATGCCCTTGAGAAGATAGCTCCGGGAAAGGCGTTGCATGGAGAGATGGTTGGTGTGGGCACCATAATGATGATGTACTTGTATGGTGGGGATTGGAAGAAGATAAGGGATGCTTTGAGGATGATAGGCGCTCCCACAACCGCCAGGGAGCTGGGGGTGGAGGACGAAGAGATCATAATGGCATTGACTCAAGCTCATAAAATGAGAAAGAGGTACACAATATTGGGGATGAGGGGTTTGACGGAAGAAGCCGCCAGAAATTTGGCACGAATAACTGGAGTAATAGGGAGGTGATAGCATGATTACTCTAATAGGTAAAGAGCTTGCGAAGGAAGGGTTGGAGTTTCAGTATTTGGGACCTCTTTTAGAATGCAGGAACTGCAAGTTGAAGAATGTGTGCTTCAACCTCGACGAGGGAAAGTGGTACAGGATAATAGGAGTAAGGGATAAAGAGCATGATTGCAAGGTGCACGATGGAGGCAAAGTTGTAACTGTTGAGGTTGAAGAGCTGCCCGTACCTCTCGCTGTTGGCGCCAAGGGTGTAGTTGAAGGAGAGACGCTTACATTCAAGCCCATAAATTGCAAGGAATACGGTTGTGACTACTACGAGCTCTGCCATCCTCTGGGCTTGAGAGAGGGAACGAAGATAAAGATTGAGAAGATTGTGGAAGACATTAAGTGTCCAAAGAACAAGAGCCTAAAGAAGGTTCTGGTCACATGGTAGAGCTTGGTATTGTAGGCAAGCCCAATGTGGGTAAGTCCACATTCTTCGCAGCAGCTACTTTGCAAACTGTGGAAATTGGAAACTATCCTTTTACTACAATCGAAGCCAATAGGGCCATTGGCTATGTGCGCAAGCCCTGTCCTCATTTGGATTTGGGGAAGCAATGTAATCCCAAAAAATCGCTGTGTATAGAGGGCACTAGATACATACCTGTAGAGCTCATAGATGTGGCTGGATTGGTGCCAGAGGCGCATGCTGGTCGTGGCTTAGGCAATAAGTTTCTGGATGATTTGCGCCATGCGGATGCTTTGATACACATTATTGATGTCTCTGGCTCAACAGATGCTGAAGGCAATCCAGTACCCAAGGGAAGCCGAGATCCCTGCAAGGATGTGGATTTTTTAGATAAGGAAATTGCCTACTGGATTGCAGATATAATTGGCAGGGGCTGGACTCGTATTGCGAGAAGATTGGAAGCGGAGAAGGTAAAGATTGAAGTGGCCATTGCTGAAAGGTTATCGGGATTGAATATAAATGATAAGCAGGTACACGCTGCTCTATCTCATTTGAATTTGGACGAGAAGCCAAGCAGGTGGAAAGAGGAGGATATTTTAGCGCTCTCTTTTGAAATAAGGCGCATTGCCAAGCCTATGGTGATTGCTGCCAATAAAGCGGACATAACCGATGAGGAGTATTTAAATAAATTTTTGCAAAGGTGCAGAGAGAAGGGCTATGATGTCATACCCATATCGGCAGATTACGAGCTTGCACTGCGCAGGGCTGCAAAGGCAGGATTTGTGGATTACAAGCCAGGAGACGAGGATTTTAAAATTTTGAAAGAGGATGAATTGAGTGCTGCGCAGCTTAAAGCTTTGGAGAAGATTAGAGAGTTTATGCACAAATTTGGAGGTACGGGAGTGCAGAGGGTCATAGAGCATACAGTGTTTAATGTGTTGCAAATGATTGCAGTGTATCCCGTTGAGGATGAGCACAAATGGACTGATAAGGATGGAAATGTTCTTCCCGATGTGTATCTATTTCCTCTCGGCTCCACTGCTCTGGACCTCGCTTACAAGGTGCATACCGATTTGGGTGAGAATTTCATAAGGGCTGTGGATGGACGCAGCAAGAAAATTCTCGGACACGACTACGAGCTCAAGGATGGCGATGTGATAAAGATAATTGCAAGGAGATGATTTATATTTGTGCATTATAATGCACAAAAAACTTAAATATTTGTGCATCAAGTATCCGTAATGGAAGTGAGAATTTGAAAGTTAAGGACAGGGTGAGTTTGAGCGTTTTGATAAGCGCGAAGGAAAGGGCGGTGCTGGATTATGCCCTGCTCACAGTTGCCAGTTTAACCTTATTTTTCGTATCAATCTTTTATGTAGCCCTTGCCGTTGGAGTGATAACAATACAAAACACGCTGTCAAAGTGGTTTGGATGGGGCGGGGTTGTTGCAGGCTCTCTGTGCATACTCATACCTGCTCTCGGGCTGATTTTAGGCATTCTTGGCACATTTGCGGGAATAATTGGCATGCTCAGGGCTTATTCCTCTCTAAGAAAATTGAAAGCCATAGATATGAGAGAGATTGAGAAGGAAGAGATCAAGTATGCCCTGCGCAAAGAGTACCTCATAGGCAAGATGACCAAGGAAGAATACGAGGAAAAGCTGAAACTAGTGGAGGAGAGATACAAAGGGTAAATTTTAGAAGTTTATAACTCCCCCAGAAGATACACCATTGTAACCATTTATTGAGAATAAAACTTTATCTCCACTCTGGAACGGCGGAGGTGTGATATTATCTGAAGGATTATCATCCACAACATAAACTATCAGTGTATCTCCATTACTAAATTTGCCATCATCATCGTTATCTATTAACTTTGCCTCATAGTGCCATTTGCCATTTGAAGTTTTATTGCTCCAAATGAAGTTATTTAAATAATTTAAATGCAATAATTTACCACTTTTATCTATAGTTATTTTCACATTTTCCATGTATGTGCTTTGTGGAGAACTAAGTGAGATAGAGAAATATAATGTGGTTTTGTTGGATTTGGTAGATTGGAATGTTAGATAACCATGAAGCTGGTCTACATTATATGGTGTAGATAAGTATCCACCCACTACAAATAGATAAAGAGAAGTAACTAAAACTACTGTAATAGCAATCATAAGAATTTCAGCGATTACCGGGCTAACACCTTCTTCTCTTCTCATAAAGCATCAAAAAATAAATAAAAATTAGAAAATGGTGTTTGTGCTTAAGGTATGGTTATCTGCTGGCTACCAGAGTATCCAGAAATGGCAAGTGATATTGTAGCTCCATTTAGGTTGTGGCCATATATGTATATGACATCTCCTGTAGAAAGCTTGCCATTTCCATCATAGTCTATTACTTTAACATTATAGGTAACTGAATTTATTGTGATTGTGCCTGTACCATCTGCAGACAGATACTTCCCAGTAGGATAAGTGCCATTTATCCCTATAATAACCTTTGTAAAGTCAGCACTACTGGGTGAACTCATTGCCACAGATATGTTTACATATCCAGCAGTTGGATTTGATGTTTGTACATCGTAAGTCAATGAGGCAGTGAGATTAGGCTGTGTACTGCCTCCCATGTAGCCAGATACGAGTAGCCAAACTGTCGCTGCAAGCACTACTGTTATAGCGACCATCAAAATGGTAGCTATAACCGGGCTTACGCCCTCTTCCTTCTTATATATCCTCTTCATTTTAAGTCCTCCTGGGTTTGAACCCATGTTCTATTAAAGGTGCTCCGTATTTAAAGGTTTTGGGGCAAAAATCGAATTATTCGGATTTTGCAAGAAAAACCATGACATGAGAAAGCATGTTTTTTATATGGATATTTTTAAATTAACCTCCTTGCTGCGAAAATGTTTAAATTCTCCATTTGGATAACCTTAACTATGTATATTATTGTCATTGGCGGTGGAAGAATAGGTGAGTACTTGGTCAGTATGCTTGTTGAGGAGGGTCACAATATAGCGCTAATAGAGAAGGATGATGAGAGGGCCAGGCATATGGCCGAGAATTATGATATTTTGGTTATAAAGGGAGATGGCAGCGAGGCCTCTTACCTTGAGGATGCTGGAATAACCAAGGCGGATGTGCTTGTTGCCTGCACTGGCAATGATCAGGTGAATTTTGTGGCCTGCCAGCTTGCAAAGCACACTTACAATGTGGGAAAGGTCATAGCAAGAACCACGAATCCCGGAAATAAGGTTCTGTACGAGAGTTTGGGTGTGGATGTGGTTATAAGCACAACGGAAGTGGCTGCCAAGGCCATGTACGCTGGAATAAAGGGCTTTGCCTCGGTGCTAACTTTTGCGGGAGATGTGGAGCTCTTGCATGTGCGTGTTGATAAGCTCTCTCCCATAATTGATAGAAAGATAAGCGATATACACATGCCTTGGGGAAGCATAATAGCCACGATTTTGCGCAAGGGCCAGATAATCGTGCCCAGAGGAGACGAAGTCATAAGGGAGGGAGACGAGCTTGCGATAGTCACCAAGAAAGGTGTGGAAAAGAAGGTGAGGGAAATAGTGTTGGGGTAGTGAGATGAACAAGATACTCTATTTCTCACTGAAACTTCTTACATACATATCCATCTTTATGCTCATTGATGCAGTTTATGCTCTTATTGTGGATAGAAGTGTGGTCATAACCTTAGCATTTCTATTTCCTGCAAGTTGGATTCTCTTTCTCTGGGTTCCTTTTATGAAAGAGCCAGTGCCTCAAAATCTCTCGCTCAGGGAATCTTTCAAGGTTGCTGCAATCGGATGGCTTTTGATGTCCTTCTTTGGAGCCATACCTTTCATTCTTTCTGGTTATTTGAATCCTCTTGATGCTTGGTTTGAGAGCATGTCAGGTTTCACAGCCACAGGATTAACGATGTTCACAGATGTAGAGAGCCTGCCAAAGAGCATACTTCTCTGGCGCTCACTTACAGAATGGATTGGTGGTGTGGGTGTCATAGCTCTATTCTTGTCAGTCATGTACCGCACAAGCAGAGTTGTGCAAAGTTTGTACTTTGCAGAGGGCAGAAGCGATAAAACGGAGCCAACAATAGTTGGAACTGTGAGAAAGATATGGGGAATATACCTTTTTTACACCCTCCTTTTTGCACTAATATTTTATCTTTTAAAGGTGCCGTTATTTGATGCCATAAACATATCAATGACTGCCCTAGCTACTGGTGGTTTTGCTGTAACTAATAACAGTATAGCTGCATATTCCCCGTATGTGGCAATAGCTATGATTTTTGCGATGGCTATTGGTGGAATATCTTTTGTCTCGCACATAAATCTGTTTAAAGGCAGGGTTAGAGAATTTTTCTCCATAGAACTCAAGGCCATGGTGATAATAATCGTTTTATTTTCCACTATAATGCTCTTACATCTTGCTTGGCTTGGAGAGAGCTGGAATGAGGCTGCATTGCAAACATTCTTTCATGTCACATCTGCCCTTACAGGTACTGGATTCAGCATATCTGACCTTGCAAATTTGACCTCTTTTGATAAGACCTTTCTGATTTTGAGTATGATCTTTGGAGGTGCATACGGTTCAACATCATCTGCCTTGAAACTCATAAGAGTTGTTGTGTTGGTTTACGGAATAGTGTGGTATGTAAAGGTTCGGCTCTATCCTAAAAGTGCAATAATACCCTTCAAAATAGGAAAGAAGGTTTTTGAATCTACCGAGGTCAGAGATGTGTCTATTTACACCACGACTTATTTGTTTATGCTTTTGTTGGGTGCGATGATATTTATGGCTTATGGGAACAGCCTTGTTAATTCTTTGTTTGAAGTTGCAAGTGCTGAAGGTAATGTTGGTCTAACTGTGGGCATTACCTCTCCATTTATGCCTTGGGTTGAGAAACTTACACTCATTTTAGAAATGTGGTTTGGTAGGTTAGAAATATTTCCAATTCTAATCCTTCTTGCAGATATAGTAAAGAAATGATATCCCCCGACATTAACAGCACCTATCATCTTTCAAGGTGCCTGACCCTGCCGGGGGAGTATTGGACATCTTCTGGCCCAAGCATCATTGTGCGATGACACACCGCTCTCCGCCGGGGGCCCAGATGCCCAAAATAAGAGAAAACAGGTAGAATATAACCTTTTTGGAAAAATAAAAAAATCATTTGCGGTGGAAAAATATAACCGCTGCAATTGTTATAGCTAGTACAGGCAAGAGTATTGCATTGAATTCTGGAACGACCCCGTTAACTTGGTAGTCACTCACAGAATCTTCTGTGGTGATTAGAATATCGTTGTTATTTGTAGCTACACGACCCCATCCAGATTCTGCTCTCCAGGACATTCTAGCTATATTTGTATGAGTATGCTGTCCGATTACATCCCCACGCCAGAGCAATGTGCCGTCAGAGCCACTGTAAATGCGGATGAAAGTATCCACAGAAGGCTCGCCATTGGATAATGCGGTGGAATAATACATCGTGATTTCAATATCATTTATTCCATCTCCGTTTACATCGCCCATCATTACTGCCAGGGTACTCCATGAATTGAAATTGGTGTTTGAAACCGAACTATTCACTTTGAAAGATAAGATCTTGGAGCCATCTTTCATAGATATAACCGTTACATTTGCATAAACTCCAGAAGAGTCAGCAGTATAACCCTGGATAATTATATCATCCCCGTACCCATCTCCATTTAAATCTGAGAAATACACCGGATATATCGGTCCCATTGCTACATTTATCACATGTTCATAAATAGCACTCCAAATAATATTTCCGGTTGCACCATCCAATGCAGTGTAGTTGATCTGGTACCAGTACTGGCCAGGGCTCATATTTCCCCCGTATAAAAACAGGTCATCTATGCCATCCCCGTTTATATCCTGTTTTGATAGAAGCAAACTATAATAAGTGCTGGTTCCTCCACTCAAATCTTTTGTATACAGGGTTTTATTATCCTTTATGTCAAATGCTACAAGGAGAGAGTAATTTACAAGAAATGCAAAATCTCTGTACCCATCTCCATTCAAATCTATCGTATTATGCTCCACTGCCCCCGGTTTTGAGGGATTAAAAGTGTATGAGGGCATGGCATTTTGAATTGGAACTATTTTGCTCGAATTGTATCTTGCTATGAGATTCCCATCAGCATCTACAAAGTACATGTAGGTCTGATTGGATTTATAATTAAAGTTTGTGATTTGCAGGTCAACCTTGCTATCGTTGTTGTAATCTATGAAATTTATGGTTCCGAAGAAATCAAAGGGTGAGGATATGGGCATCAATCCGGGCAAGGTTATATTCCATAGGATACTTCCATCGGTTGCTTCCATCGCCTCAATATTTGTATTCCCTGTGGTCTCATTTACAAAGATAATATCTGCACCTTCAAACTCAGTGTTCTCTTGATCGAATCCCAATCCGTTTAATTGAGTTATTTCCATTCCCAGGGGCATAGTTCCACTTGTTGAAGGTGATAACTCTTTTCTCTGCCATGCTATATTCAGGTCATAATCCAGCATGGTTGCGTTGAGTTCAACAACATTATAACCGTAATAAGATCCACTGTAGTATCCCATAATCAATAAACCCTCTTTGGCAGAATAGTTGTAATTTTGAATCCATATTTCTAAATAGTGCATACTTATTGGTATAGAGCCATAGGGTGTTTTTATGCTTGTGGGTATTTCTATACCTTTGTAAGATTCATTGCTCAAATCATTGCCAAGCTTGTAGATGGAAATTCTGTTATTATCACTGTGATTTCCAAAAATCACAAATTGATATGATGCTTGCAAGTTTCCATTGTTATCTATGTATGTCACAGAATAAACAGAGGGCCCTACAGGCGCGGATTTATATTCAACATCTGTGAATTTATTCTGATAAAGAACGCTTCCATCTGCTCCACTGAGAAGGATTAAGGTGTATGTGCCAGCTGTGTAGTTGTATATTTCAACAAGCACATCTGTAACACCATCACCGTTTACATCATAATGCAGTGAGGTCTCCATGCTGCATCTCGGTGTATGCATGGTAGCATCGTATGTTGTATCCATCTTTGGTTTATATGTCCAAATCTCCTGCGGTGAGAAATTCGTGCTAGATGCTCTTACAGAGACTGCACCTACCGATAGTAAAAGCATAGCTATTACAACTCCAAATATTAAATACCTCCCCTCCATACATTCACCCATTTAAATAAAGGGGTTTTAGTATTTTAATATTTTGAATTTTGGTTCTTCTATCCAAGTGCTGTGGCACTTGGGGCATTTCTTTGGAAATTTAATCCCTGCTCTGAATTGATATCCACATTTTTTACATCTTGCAGGCATAACTACCAATTTTCCATATTTTTGAGAATTTGCTATGTGCTTTAAGTCTTCTAAGACATCCCTAACAGATATTTCCATAATTTTTGCAATCTCGGATGGACTGAGAGCATTATCCTCAATGATTTCTGCAATTCTCTCCCTTCTTGTTTTCCACTCTTCACTCAATTTTCTCCCTCCAGTACCTATCTGCTTCGCTGTAAATACAACCGCAGTATCCTTGGCGATAAATTCCCGCTTCCCTTGCCATCCTTTCCCCTTCATCAAACCATTTGCGCATATCCTCGTAGTAGAAATCTATCCCAGTGCTTTTTCCTATCTTTTCTCCAATTTCTTTTATGAGTTCATGCTTTTGATAGGGAGCAAGGAGGAGGGTGGTGGAGAAGAGATCAAAATTCATCTCTTTTGCCTTTTGGGCTGTTCTGTACAATCTATCTGCATAGCAGTACTTGCAACGAAGAACATTGCTCTTCTTGCTCAAAATACTCGTCTTGTATAGCCAATCTTCCAGGGGATAAGAGTAGTCATAAATCACCTTTGCCCCAATTTTTTTTGTGTATTCTTTGAATGCCTTTAACCTTCTGAGGTATTCTCTATAAGGTTGTATGTTCGGATTGTACCAAAAAATTGTTATATCGTACTTCTCACTCAAGTGCTTGTAAGGAGCCATGAGGCAAGGAGCACAGCAAGCGTGAAGAAGCATACGCATGAGCAGAGTAATTAATTTATGCAATTAATCCTTTGCCGTAGGGAAAACTATTAATATTTTTTGTCGCATAGAAAACTTTATATAGGAACACTTTAATATATGGATTGGTGATAGATATGAAGTCTGCCGAAATGACAGAAAATGACAAAAAGCTTGCGGAACTGTTGCAAAAAGCAGGTTTATCACGCAATGTAGCAAAGACGCTGGCTTACATGCACAACAGAGAGGAGGTCATATCTGTGGAAATAGAGAAAAATACAGGGCTCAGGCAACCAGAGGTTAGCATTGCAATGAAGTACCTTCGCGAAAAGGGATGGATTGTTAAAAGGGATATAAAGAAGGAGGGTAAAGGAAGGCCTGTGCATGGATACAAGCTTGCAAAGCCATTTCCGAAGATCTTGGAGGAGATAGAGAAGGAGTTGAGGGGCAAGATAAAAGATATAGAGAACATTATAAAGAATCTCCAGAACTTGTCATAATTTCTATTTTATCTTTTTTTCCAACTATTACTTTGTTTGCCAAGCCCACGAATAGCCCTACCTCTACAACTCCCGGTATCTCATCGATCCTTCTTTCCAGCTTTGCAGGCTCGTCAATTCTCTCAAATTTACAATCCACGATATAATTGCCGTTGTCGGTTATGTACGCTTCCCCATTTTTCACCCTAAGCAAGGGTTTGCAGCCCAGGGTTGATAGAACATTCATTGTTCTCTTGTATCCGAATTTTACAATCTCTATTGGCAAGGGAAAATCTCCCAAAACGCTTTTTACTTTGCTCTCGTCCACCACGATGATTTCATATTTTGAAGCGTGAGCAATCATCTTCTCCCTGAGAAGAGCGCCACCCCCTCCCTTTATCAAATTCAAATTTCTATCAACTTCATCAGCTCCATCTATTGTCAAATCAATGACTTGG
Proteins encoded:
- the rpiA gene encoding ribose-5-phosphate isomerase RpiA, whose protein sequence is MELKEELKRKAGEKAVKYIKDGMVVGLGTGSTVKYTILKLGELVKDGLDIIGIPTSIATEKLAKEMGIKLGSINDYQVIDLTIDGADEVDRNLNLIKGGGGALLREKMIAHASKYEIIVVDESKVKSVLGDFPLPIEIVKFGYKRTMNVLSTLGCKPLLRVKNGEAYITDNGNYIVDCKFERIDEPAKLERRIDEIPGVVEVGLFVGLANKVIVGKKDKIEIMTSSGDSL